The proteins below come from a single Iocasia fonsfrigidae genomic window:
- the cdd gene encoding cytidine deaminase has translation MDKNNKKLLIRRAIEARKNAYAPYSNFKVGAALLTKSGRIFQGCNIESASFTPTICAERTAIFKAVSEGETDFTAIAIIGGKTGKKIDISNSAPCGVCRQVMREFSNNLKIIVAASENDFREYSLDEILPHSFGPEALN, from the coding sequence ATGGATAAAAATAATAAAAAATTACTTATCAGAAGGGCTATTGAAGCCCGCAAAAATGCCTATGCACCATATTCTAATTTTAAGGTTGGGGCTGCCCTACTTACTAAAAGCGGCAGAATTTTTCAAGGATGTAATATTGAATCAGCATCCTTCACCCCAACTATTTGTGCTGAAAGAACTGCAATCTTCAAAGCTGTCTCTGAAGGGGAAACAGACTTTACAGCAATTGCTATCATAGGTGGTAAAACAGGTAAAAAAATAGATATTTCTAATTCTGCTCCCTGTGGTGTGTGCCGCCAGGTAATGAGAGAATTCAGCAATAATCTCAAAATCATTGTTGCTGCTTCAGAAAATGACTTTAGAGAATACAGTCTTGATGAAATTTTACCACATAGCTTTGGACCAGAGGCCTTAAATTAA
- a CDS encoding CDIF630_02480 family spore surface protein: MNEIPIENHQTAAWINIEGLQGSGRVFNPAYLGVEQAKEYVDENEK; encoded by the coding sequence ATGAACGAAATACCCATTGAAAATCATCAGACTGCAGCCTGGATAAATATTGAGGGCCTTCAGGGGAGTGGCCGGGTATTTAACCCAGCTTATCTGGGGGTTGAACAGGCTAAAGAATATGTTGATGAAAACGAAAAATAA
- the nifJ gene encoding pyruvate:ferredoxin (flavodoxin) oxidoreductase, with amino-acid sequence MSNNMKTMDGNEAAAYVSYAFTDVAAIYPITPSSPMAEKVDLWSAQGKKNLFGQQVRVTEMQSEAGAAGAVHGSLQGGALTTTYTASQGLLLMIPNMYKISGEFLPGVFHVSARVVATHALSIFGEHSDVMATRQTGFAILSSSSVQEVMDLGGIAHLAAIKSRIPFLHFFDGFRTSHEINKVDVIEYEHFAKIIDYEAVQSFRDNSLNPDRPVLRGTAQNPDLYFQQRESGNRFYEVLPDIVEEYMQEINKITDRDYHPFNYYGAEDAEYVVIAMASGCNVIEEVVDYLMKQGEKVGMIKVHLYRPFSSKYFFKVLPETVRKIAVLDRTKEPGAPGEPLYEDLKALFYGSAEQPVIIGGRYGLGQKDVRPSQIISVFDNLKSNDSKDHFTIGIVDDLTDSSLPETDVVDTSPKNTVSCRLWGLGSDGTVGANKMAIKIIGDRTDLYAQGYFAYDSKKSGGTTISHLRFGDSPIKSSYLVYNADYVACHNKSFIYHYDILQGLKDNGTFVLNCPWSQDELDEKLPAVIKRYLVDNNIDFYIIDAVSVAQGVGLSNRINMVMQTVFFKLTDVISIDKAIQYLKEFIDKTYGKKGQKIVDMNYKAVDMALEHLVKVELPAEWKEIKAQKEEYPFKDEPQFMKEIKRPAARREGNELPVSVFKGMEDGTFPLGTTAYEKRGIAVMVPQWQTENCIQCNQCSYVCPHAVIRPFLLDEEEKENAPDTLETKEAVGKGVKGYHYRIQVSTLDCTGCANCADICPAPDKALVMVNAEEEIPRQVENWEYLANNVSYKDKLMKKTTVKGSQFAKPLLEFHGACPGCGEPAYTILATQLFGDRMLIANATGCSSIWSASETSIPYTTTREGKGPAWANSLFEDNAEFGFGMYLAVSQLRERLKNLMTEGISSDLNEECKKVFQEWIDKMNDGEGSKEASSRLLSVISADQYSNHKLIQEILNHRDYLVKKSQWIIGGDGWAYDIGYGGLDHVLASGEDVNVLVYDTEVYSNTGGQSSKATPTAAAAKFAASGKRTKKKDLGMMAISYGYVYVAQIAMGANMNQTIRAITEAESYDGPSLIIAYSPCVSHGIKTGMGKSVAQEKRAVETGYWHLYRYNPLLKEEGKNPFILDSKEPAGSLHDFMMSEIRFTQIQNTFPEIAEELFAKAERDATERYNNYKRLAEMQYN; translated from the coding sequence ATGTCAAATAATATGAAAACAATGGATGGCAATGAAGCTGCAGCATATGTTTCATACGCCTTTACAGATGTGGCGGCTATTTATCCTATTACACCATCATCACCTATGGCAGAAAAGGTAGACTTGTGGTCAGCCCAGGGTAAAAAAAACCTATTTGGGCAGCAGGTCAGGGTAACTGAGATGCAGTCAGAAGCTGGAGCGGCAGGTGCAGTACACGGCTCTCTACAGGGAGGTGCTCTGACAACTACCTATACAGCCTCACAGGGTTTACTGCTTATGATACCAAATATGTATAAAATTTCAGGTGAGTTTTTACCAGGGGTATTTCATGTAAGTGCCAGGGTTGTTGCCACCCATGCCTTGTCAATTTTTGGTGAACATTCAGATGTAATGGCAACCAGACAGACTGGTTTTGCTATCCTTTCATCCAGTAGTGTCCAGGAGGTAATGGACCTGGGTGGAATAGCACATTTAGCTGCTATCAAGTCCAGAATACCTTTCTTGCATTTTTTTGATGGGTTCCGTACTTCACATGAAATCAATAAAGTAGATGTTATCGAATACGAACACTTTGCTAAGATAATTGATTATGAGGCAGTACAGTCTTTCAGGGATAATTCCTTAAACCCGGACAGGCCTGTTTTAAGGGGAACTGCTCAAAATCCTGACCTTTACTTTCAACAGAGGGAATCAGGTAATAGGTTTTATGAGGTTCTACCTGATATTGTAGAGGAATATATGCAGGAGATTAATAAAATAACTGATAGGGACTATCACCCTTTTAACTACTATGGTGCTGAAGATGCTGAATATGTTGTCATAGCAATGGCTTCAGGCTGTAATGTCATAGAAGAGGTAGTTGATTATTTAATGAAGCAGGGTGAAAAAGTAGGGATGATTAAGGTTCACCTCTATAGACCTTTTTCCTCAAAATACTTTTTTAAAGTATTACCTGAAACGGTTAGGAAGATAGCTGTTTTAGATCGAACTAAAGAACCTGGTGCCCCTGGTGAACCATTATATGAAGATCTAAAAGCTTTATTTTACGGTAGTGCTGAACAACCGGTTATTATTGGTGGGCGTTATGGTTTAGGGCAAAAAGATGTCAGGCCTTCACAGATAATTTCAGTATTTGATAATCTGAAGTCAAATGACTCTAAGGATCACTTTACAATTGGGATAGTTGATGACCTTACAGATAGTTCTCTGCCTGAAACTGATGTGGTTGATACTTCACCTAAAAACACTGTTAGTTGTAGGTTGTGGGGACTTGGCTCTGACGGGACAGTAGGTGCCAATAAGATGGCTATTAAGATTATCGGTGATAGGACTGATTTATATGCCCAGGGATATTTTGCTTATGACAGTAAAAAATCTGGTGGTACTACAATTTCACACTTGAGGTTTGGTGATAGTCCAATCAAATCTTCCTATCTTGTCTATAATGCAGATTATGTAGCCTGTCATAACAAATCATTTATCTATCATTACGATATATTACAGGGGTTAAAAGACAATGGCACCTTTGTACTAAACTGTCCCTGGAGTCAGGATGAACTTGATGAAAAACTCCCAGCAGTTATCAAAAGGTATCTTGTAGATAATAATATTGATTTCTATATTATTGATGCAGTAAGTGTTGCCCAGGGAGTTGGTCTCAGTAACCGAATTAATATGGTTATGCAGACTGTTTTCTTTAAGTTGACTGATGTTATTTCAATAGATAAGGCTATACAATACCTTAAGGAATTTATAGATAAGACCTATGGAAAGAAAGGTCAAAAGATTGTTGATATGAACTATAAGGCTGTAGATATGGCCCTGGAACATCTTGTTAAAGTTGAATTACCAGCAGAATGGAAGGAAATTAAAGCCCAGAAAGAAGAATATCCGTTTAAAGATGAACCGCAGTTTATGAAAGAAATCAAAAGGCCTGCTGCCAGGAGAGAAGGGAATGAATTACCTGTCAGTGTCTTTAAAGGCATGGAAGATGGTACATTTCCACTGGGCACAACTGCTTATGAAAAACGTGGTATAGCAGTAATGGTTCCCCAGTGGCAGACAGAAAATTGTATTCAGTGTAATCAGTGTTCCTATGTCTGTCCACATGCAGTAATTCGTCCTTTTTTACTGGATGAAGAGGAAAAAGAAAATGCCCCTGATACATTGGAAACTAAAGAGGCCGTGGGTAAAGGGGTTAAGGGTTATCACTATCGTATTCAGGTAAGTACCCTTGATTGTACTGGTTGTGCCAATTGTGCTGATATTTGTCCGGCACCTGACAAGGCCCTGGTGATGGTAAATGCTGAAGAGGAAATACCCAGACAGGTAGAAAACTGGGAGTATCTTGCCAATAATGTTAGCTATAAGGATAAGCTGATGAAAAAAACAACTGTCAAGGGTAGTCAATTTGCTAAACCATTACTTGAGTTTCATGGTGCCTGTCCAGGTTGTGGTGAACCTGCCTATACAATACTTGCTACCCAACTATTTGGGGACAGGATGTTAATTGCTAATGCAACAGGTTGTTCTTCTATCTGGAGTGCCAGTGAGACATCAATACCATATACCACTACCAGGGAAGGTAAAGGACCTGCCTGGGCAAACTCATTATTTGAGGACAATGCTGAATTTGGATTTGGTATGTATCTAGCAGTAAGCCAGCTTAGGGAAAGGCTTAAGAACCTGATGACTGAAGGAATCAGTTCAGATCTGAATGAAGAATGTAAAAAGGTTTTTCAGGAATGGATAGATAAAATGAATGATGGAGAGGGTTCTAAAGAGGCAAGCAGTAGACTCCTTTCAGTGATAAGTGCTGATCAATATTCAAATCATAAACTTATTCAGGAAATACTAAACCATAGAGACTATTTGGTTAAGAAATCACAGTGGATTATTGGTGGGGATGGTTGGGCCTATGATATAGGCTATGGTGGCCTCGACCATGTCTTAGCATCAGGAGAAGATGTAAATGTATTGGTTTATGATACAGAGGTTTATTCTAATACAGGTGGCCAATCATCTAAAGCAACACCAACAGCTGCTGCAGCCAAATTTGCTGCTTCAGGCAAACGGACAAAGAAGAAAGACCTGGGAATGATGGCCATCAGTTATGGATATGTCTATGTTGCCCAGATAGCTATGGGGGCCAATATGAATCAAACTATCAGGGCTATTACAGAGGCTGAAAGCTATGATGGACCCTCCTTAATTATAGCTTATTCTCCCTGTGTCAGCCACGGTATTAAGACAGGTATGGGTAAGTCTGTAGCTCAGGAAAAGAGGGCAGTAGAGACAGGATACTGGCATCTCTATAGGTATAACCCATTATTAAAAGAGGAAGGTAAAAATCCCTTTATTCTTGATTCCAAAGAACCAGCTGGTTCTCTTCATGATTTTATGATGTCAGAGATACGCTTTACCCAGATACAAAATACCTTCCCGGAAATTGCTGAGGAATTATTCGCTAAGGCCGAAAGAGATGCTACAGAGAGATATAATAATTACAAAAGATTAGCAGAAATGCAGTATAATTAA
- a CDS encoding MFS transporter — protein sequence MSRKKSSNFFYLVLEEIFYYTANPFFESGSVLPVFIDMLTNNMNLAALAATLRNLLFIIPQIMMGYYAFKIKKYPRFMTYASLFFRLFIFVFLFIYFIYDVSLQTVIGFLLLCSFLGLADGIINVPWLDLIGGSIRESDRGKLFSYILFLGGLGGALAGIIIKSILHNAIFLTQTKFLIIFGLGGLFFILSSLTFAKMEDYQRGKKAPEESFIVFLKKMPQYFMANKNYIYVMITLILNYSSFLALPLYIVFARRLMVLDDYSIGILISYQVLGTVIGGGMWGLISHYFTNRLSIQTVVITNILIPILSLFAFVPGLNMLHFTLWKIICFASGAAIVGWPGFMNYIISVVPDNKRAVYIGMTNTISLPMTFLTLLGSLLANYYSIRFILILVVFFCFLAFLFSFALEKR from the coding sequence GTGTCTCGTAAGAAGTCATCTAATTTTTTCTACCTTGTTTTAGAGGAGATATTTTATTATACTGCTAATCCTTTCTTTGAATCTGGTTCAGTTCTTCCTGTTTTTATAGATATGTTGACTAATAATATGAATCTTGCTGCCCTGGCAGCAACTTTAAGAAATCTACTTTTTATTATCCCCCAGATTATGATGGGTTATTATGCCTTTAAGATTAAGAAATATCCCAGGTTTATGACATATGCCAGTCTTTTCTTTAGGTTATTTATATTTGTTTTTTTGTTTATATATTTTATTTATGATGTATCATTACAAACGGTTATTGGCTTTTTATTATTGTGTTCTTTTTTAGGACTGGCTGATGGAATAATAAATGTCCCCTGGTTAGACCTGATTGGGGGTAGTATCAGAGAGAGTGACAGGGGCAAATTATTTTCGTATATATTGTTTCTAGGTGGTCTGGGAGGAGCCCTGGCAGGGATAATAATAAAATCGATTTTACATAATGCTATTTTTCTTACCCAAACAAAATTTTTAATTATCTTTGGTCTTGGTGGTTTGTTTTTTATTCTTTCATCACTTACCTTTGCTAAAATGGAAGATTATCAAAGGGGAAAGAAAGCGCCAGAAGAGAGTTTTATAGTATTTTTAAAGAAAATGCCTCAATATTTTATGGCAAATAAGAATTATATCTATGTCATGATTACCTTAATTCTTAATTATAGTAGTTTTCTTGCTCTGCCCTTATACATAGTATTTGCCAGGAGGTTAATGGTTTTAGATGATTATTCAATAGGAATATTAATAAGCTATCAGGTTTTAGGGACAGTAATTGGTGGTGGAATGTGGGGTTTGATCAGTCATTACTTTACAAATAGATTGTCTATTCAAACTGTAGTTATTACCAATATTTTAATACCTATATTATCGTTATTTGCTTTTGTTCCAGGACTTAATATGCTGCATTTTACCTTGTGGAAAATTATTTGTTTTGCCTCTGGTGCTGCCATAGTAGGCTGGCCTGGTTTTATGAATTATATTATTTCAGTTGTACCTGATAATAAAAGGGCAGTTTATATTGGAATGACAAATACAATATCATTACCAATGACTTTTCTTACATTACTAGGGAGTTTATTGGCAAATTATTATAGTATAAGATTTATTCTTATATTAGTAGTATTTTTTTGTTTTCTTGCCTTTCTATTTTCATTTGCTTTAGAAAAAAGATAA
- a CDS encoding deoxycytidylate deaminase encodes MERIDKKNYYLDIAEAVLERSTCLRRRYGAVIVNNDEIISTGYNGSPRGCTNCNEKGSCIREELNIPRGTKYELCASVHAEQNALLSASRRETLGADLYLVGKSVKDNNLIENSEPCSLCKKLIINSGIVNVYIRNSRNDYNVIQVQTWIDNEELLFGINGY; translated from the coding sequence GTGGAGAGAATTGACAAAAAGAATTATTATCTGGATATTGCAGAAGCAGTACTGGAACGGAGTACCTGTTTAAGAAGGAGGTATGGTGCAGTAATTGTTAATAATGATGAGATAATTAGTACCGGGTATAATGGTTCTCCCAGGGGGTGTACTAATTGTAATGAAAAGGGCAGTTGTATTAGGGAAGAATTAAATATCCCCCGGGGTACCAAATACGAGCTATGTGCCAGTGTCCATGCTGAACAGAATGCACTTTTATCAGCCAGTAGAAGAGAAACTCTTGGGGCTGATTTGTATTTGGTTGGAAAGAGTGTTAAGGATAATAATCTCATTGAAAATTCAGAGCCGTGTAGTTTATGTAAGAAGCTAATTATCAATAGTGGTATAGTAAATGTATATATCAGAAATAGCAGAAATGACTATAATGTAATTCAAGTGCAGACCTGGATTGATAATGAAGAACTACTTTTTGGTATTAATGGGTATTAA
- a CDS encoding cation diffusion facilitator family transporter → MLAEKDRYSAGRKASFISLLINILLSTIKISAGFAFASKALIADGLHSVSDMASTIVILISIKVSQSPADKRHPYGHGKAEQIGTTILGFILLFTGLMLIEDTVVNIFSGKIAIPGEITLWVAVLSIFTKEGLYQYTVKIGKKINSKGLIADAHHHRSDALSSIAALIGITGARLGYPIFDPLAGLLVAVFIVKIGIGILNESINELMDGTPDQEKIAEYREIARTVQGVKGVGQIKLRSYGSKVIIDLDVAVEQELSVIEGHRVATDVSDKLREMDANVKDVLVHVDPWQDKEKQLNISKGE, encoded by the coding sequence ATGTTAGCTGAGAAGGATAGGTATAGTGCTGGCAGAAAGGCCAGTTTTATTAGTTTGTTGATTAATATTTTATTATCTACAATTAAAATATCTGCTGGTTTTGCCTTTGCTAGTAAGGCTCTAATAGCTGATGGTTTACACTCAGTATCTGATATGGCCTCAACCATAGTTATTCTGATTAGTATCAAGGTTTCTCAGTCACCTGCTGATAAAAGACATCCTTATGGGCATGGGAAGGCTGAACAGATTGGTACTACTATACTGGGGTTTATCTTGTTATTTACCGGGTTAATGTTAATTGAAGATACAGTAGTGAATATTTTTTCTGGTAAAATAGCTATTCCTGGTGAAATAACCCTCTGGGTTGCAGTACTTTCAATTTTTACTAAAGAAGGTCTTTATCAGTATACAGTTAAAATAGGTAAAAAAATAAATAGTAAAGGGCTTATTGCTGATGCCCATCATCACCGTTCAGATGCCCTATCATCTATTGCAGCTCTAATTGGTATCACAGGGGCAAGACTGGGATATCCCATATTTGACCCACTGGCAGGTTTGTTAGTTGCTGTCTTTATTGTCAAAATAGGTATTGGAATCTTAAATGAATCAATCAATGAACTTATGGACGGTACACCTGACCAGGAAAAAATTGCTGAATATAGAGAGATTGCACGAACTGTTCAGGGTGTTAAAGGGGTAGGCCAGATAAAACTCCGGTCTTATGGCTCTAAAGTGATTATTGACCTTGATGTTGCAGTAGAACAGGAGTTATCTGTTATTGAGGGACATCGAGTAGCAACTGATGTAAGTGATAAACTCAGAGAGATGGATGCCAATGTTAAAGATGTGCTGGTACATGTAGATCCCTGGCAGGACAAGGAAAAGCAATTAAATATTAGTAAAGGTGAGTAA
- the rpoD gene encoding RNA polymerase sigma factor RpoD, with product MSDEKENIKKAEEVVNKGNGEDNEKDNSIDYVPAGKGMADHVRMYLKGIGKVDLLSAEEEVELAQRIEQGDEQAKQRLVEANLRLVVSIAKKYLGRGMQFLDLIQEGNMGLMKAVEKFDYTKGYKFSTYATWWIRQAITRSIADQGRTIRVPVHMVEKINKLIRVSRRLFQEKGREATPEEIGKELDLSPDKVREIQKISKEAISLETPIGEEEDSNLGDFIKDEEAVEPDISASNTLLKEQLNDVLDTLSDREKRILELRFGIADARDRTLEEVGREFGVTRERIRQIEAKALRKLRHPTRSRKLKDYVE from the coding sequence TTGTCTGACGAAAAGGAAAATATAAAGAAAGCAGAAGAAGTAGTTAATAAAGGTAATGGTGAAGACAATGAAAAAGATAATAGTATTGATTATGTACCAGCGGGTAAAGGTATGGCAGACCATGTTCGAATGTATTTAAAGGGGATTGGAAAAGTAGATCTGTTGAGTGCTGAAGAGGAAGTAGAGCTTGCCCAAAGGATAGAACAGGGTGATGAGCAGGCTAAACAGCGGCTGGTTGAAGCCAATTTACGCCTGGTTGTAAGTATAGCTAAAAAATACCTCGGCAGGGGTATGCAGTTCCTTGATTTAATCCAGGAGGGTAATATGGGATTAATGAAAGCTGTGGAAAAGTTTGATTATACCAAGGGTTATAAATTTAGTACATATGCTACCTGGTGGATACGTCAAGCAATAACCCGTTCTATTGCTGATCAGGGTAGAACAATCAGGGTACCTGTCCATATGGTAGAGAAGATTAATAAATTAATAAGGGTTTCCAGGAGATTATTTCAGGAAAAGGGTAGGGAAGCAACACCAGAAGAGATAGGTAAGGAGTTAGATCTTTCACCTGATAAGGTAAGAGAGATACAAAAAATTTCCAAGGAAGCTATTTCACTAGAAACACCAATTGGTGAAGAAGAAGATAGCAATCTTGGTGATTTTATAAAAGATGAAGAAGCTGTTGAGCCAGATATAAGTGCTTCAAATACCTTATTAAAAGAACAATTAAATGATGTATTAGATACCCTGTCAGATAGGGAGAAAAGAATACTGGAGCTGCGTTTTGGTATTGCAGATGCAAGGGATAGAACCCTGGAAGAAGTAGGTAGAGAGTTTGGAGTTACCAGGGAAAGGATTAGACAGATTGAGGCCAAAGCCCTGCGCAAATTAAGACATCCTACCAGGAGTCGCAAACTAAAGGATTATGTTGAGTAA
- the recQ gene encoding DNA helicase RecQ: MLAKAKEILRKYYGYQGFREGQQRVINSILKGSDTVAIMPTGSGKSICYQVPAMLFSGVTIVISPLISLMKDQVDALDEMGIPATFLNSSITYQQLNDRLDRTRQGEYKLIYIAPERLESPRFCQLMNSLEVSLIAIDEAHCVSQWGHDFRPSYLYIAKMINNLNNRPVVAAFTATATPEVRDDIAIQLALLDHGLYISGFDRGNLTFTLRKGIDKEQFILNYIKSNSSESGIIYAATRKEVDRLTKVLLNAGYRAGRYHAGLTDLERHETQEAFLFDEINIVVATNAFGMGIDKSNVHFVIHYNMPKNIESYYQEAGRAGRDGEPSECVLLYSSGDSHIQRFLIEQNEVSPARKQKQLEKLQKMIDYCHTSQCLRAYILNYFGDKNVAKSCANCSNCNDDRELVDISKEAQKILSCVYRLEQSWGITTVAQVLAGSRSKKILQNNFDKLSTYDIMPSYTIKEIKDMINMLAADNYLKITEGKYPVVQLNERSYRVLKGEESVEQRVEKRAHKISFDDPLFEILKELRREIAKEEGIPPYIIFHDSTLREMSRYYPVKKGVMLKITGVGELKFAKYGERFMEAIRVYVTENGLEDQVNRVKVKQSSSVRNSHLLSYKLFKAGKGIKDIAEERGLSTNTIENHIFRCYKEGLDIDIDFLIPDEYEDKITAAVEEQGSDRLKPIKEVLPDEVSYTAIKAVLCKQTRE; encoded by the coding sequence TTGTTAGCAAAAGCTAAAGAAATTTTAAGGAAATATTATGGGTATCAAGGTTTCAGGGAAGGCCAGCAGAGGGTTATCAATAGTATTTTAAAGGGAAGTGATACAGTTGCTATTATGCCGACTGGTTCTGGTAAATCAATCTGTTATCAGGTGCCGGCAATGCTTTTTTCCGGGGTTACTATTGTTATTTCACCATTAATATCATTAATGAAGGATCAGGTAGATGCCCTGGATGAGATGGGAATACCAGCTACCTTTCTTAATAGTTCAATTACATATCAGCAGTTAAATGACAGGTTGGATAGGACTAGACAGGGTGAATATAAATTAATTTACATAGCCCCTGAACGCCTGGAATCACCAAGGTTTTGTCAATTAATGAATTCCCTGGAGGTTTCTTTAATAGCTATTGATGAAGCACACTGTGTTTCTCAATGGGGACATGATTTCCGTCCCAGTTATTTATATATTGCTAAGATGATAAACAACTTAAATAATAGGCCGGTTGTTGCAGCCTTCACAGCTACAGCTACCCCGGAAGTCAGGGATGATATAGCGATACAACTGGCTTTGCTGGATCACGGACTATATATAAGTGGTTTTGATCGGGGGAATTTAACCTTTACTTTACGTAAAGGTATTGATAAAGAGCAGTTTATTTTAAACTATATCAAATCAAATAGCTCTGAGTCCGGTATTATTTATGCTGCTACCCGTAAAGAAGTAGATAGGCTTACAAAAGTTTTATTAAATGCCGGCTACCGTGCAGGACGTTATCATGCTGGTTTAACTGATTTGGAGAGGCATGAAACACAGGAAGCCTTTTTATTTGATGAGATTAATATTGTTGTAGCTACCAATGCCTTTGGCATGGGGATTGATAAATCAAATGTTCATTTTGTAATACATTATAATATGCCGAAAAATATAGAATCATATTATCAGGAAGCAGGTAGGGCAGGTAGGGATGGTGAACCCAGTGAATGTGTTTTATTATATTCTTCTGGAGACAGTCATATTCAAAGGTTTCTAATTGAGCAAAATGAAGTTTCACCTGCTAGAAAACAGAAACAGCTGGAGAAACTACAGAAGATGATTGACTACTGTCATACCTCACAATGTCTGCGTGCTTATATTCTAAATTATTTTGGAGATAAAAATGTTGCTAAAAGCTGTGCTAACTGTAGTAACTGTAATGATGATCGGGAATTAGTAGATATAAGCAAAGAGGCACAGAAAATACTATCCTGTGTATATCGTCTAGAACAAAGTTGGGGGATTACTACTGTTGCTCAGGTCTTGGCTGGTTCCAGGAGTAAAAAAATATTGCAAAATAATTTTGATAAACTGTCAACCTATGATATCATGCCTTCTTATACAATTAAAGAGATTAAGGATATGATTAATATGCTGGCCGCGGATAATTATTTAAAGATAACTGAAGGTAAATACCCTGTAGTCCAATTAAATGAACGTTCCTATAGGGTATTAAAGGGTGAAGAAAGTGTTGAACAGAGGGTAGAAAAGAGAGCGCATAAGATTAGTTTTGATGACCCTCTCTTTGAGATTTTAAAAGAGTTGCGCAGGGAAATTGCTAAAGAAGAGGGTATTCCACCATATATAATTTTTCATGACAGTACTCTAAGGGAGATGAGCCGCTATTACCCTGTTAAAAAAGGAGTTATGCTTAAGATAACAGGTGTTGGGGAGCTTAAGTTTGCTAAATATGGTGAGCGTTTTATGGAGGCTATCAGGGTGTATGTAACAGAAAATGGTCTGGAAGATCAGGTGAACAGGGTAAAAGTTAAACAATCGTCCAGCGTCAGAAATAGTCATTTGCTGAGCTATAAATTATTTAAAGCAGGTAAGGGGATTAAAGATATTGCTGAAGAACGTGGATTATCTACTAATACGATTGAAAACCATATTTTTAGGTGTTATAAGGAAGGTTTAGACATTGATATAGACTTTTTAATCCCGGATGAATATGAGGATAAGATAACTGCTGCTGTTGAAGAACAGGGTAGTGATAGACTTAAACCAATCAAAGAGGTTTTACCTGATGAAGTAAGTTATACTGCTATTAAAGCAGTTCTTTGTAAGCAAACAAGGGAATAA